tgggcatggtggcaggcgcctattgtcccagctactcaggaggctaaggcaggagaatctcttgaacccagaaggcggaggttgcagtgagccaagatcattgcactccagcttgggcaacagagtgagactctgtctcgaaaaaagaaggaagtcctGCCGttggcaacaacatggatggaaccggaCATGATGTGAAGTGCAGTAAGCtggtcacagaaagacaaataccgtcTGACCCAGACACACTTATGTGGAGTCTAAAAtcattgaactcatagaagcagagtggAATGGCGGTGACCAAGGGGTTGGGAGTGAGGGAGtgggggaaatgtggggaaatgatGGGTAAAGGGTACAACGTTTCCATCAGATAGCAAGAGATAAGTTCAGGGGTCTACTGTACTCAGCGTGACTGTGGTTAGTAAGAATGCATTGCATATCTGAAAATGCCTAAGACAGTAGCTTTGAACTGTTGCACCACAAATAAATAGGCGAGGTAAgatgtaaataaagaaaaaataatataacttcaaaaaatacaattacAGCTTTCTATGGAAACATGAAcatgaatgcatatatatatatgcatgtgtctgTACATGCCTTATGGTTTATTCCGGGTCACTAGGATCCTCCCTTGCTACCGTCTAAAGATCTGCCGTGTGCTGCAAGAGGAGCTGTAATTGCATTTATGATGTCTGGCAAATGTCCTGTTGTGGAAACAGCCGTTTCAGGGCTCTGAGGTTGTGGAAGCGACTCCACCCTGGTTGCCGGCATGGGGCCCACAGAGCTGTTCTGAGGGTTTTGTCTACTTTCTACTTATtgttgacacacacacaaacacacacacagacatagaaGCAGACATGGACACACCTACCTGTATGCACATACTCAAAACACACCTTCACACTATACTCACCTAcccatacacacacgtgcacacaactacatgtgtgcacacaaacaacacatgcatacatgcacctatgcatatgcacacatggAAACACACCTGCATActacacacacctacacatacacaaacccacaaatgcacacacccacacatgcacacacaaatgcacacacccacacatgcacacacaaacacacctacACATATAAACACgttgacacatgcacacatgcagctgcacacatgcacatgaaaaACACATACACTACACCCACCTACACATACACAAACCCACATATACATGCacctacacatatgcacacataacacctacacacatgcacacagaaccCACACATACATGCATCTATCCATAGGCACACAGAAACACACCTACACACTATGCACAcctacatatgcacacacaaaccCACATGAACATGCACtgacacatatgcacacaaaaaacacacacacacagaaacccaCAAAATACACCTCCACACTTACACAAAACACGcctacacatatgcacatacacaaaccCACGcatacatacacctgcatatatGCACCcacaacacatacatacacatatacacagaacCCACCTACACACCCCATACATGCACACAAGACCCACAAATACATACATGTGCACTGCAAATGCCCAAAtatacatgcacacgcacacacacatacacacacccctgtGACATATACATGCACACTTCATTTATACACGCAGGAGCATAGCCCGGTCGTTTGCACCTGCTGTGGAGCTGGGCACACTTCCGGTGTTCACAGGGCTCCTGCGGGCTGTTCTTGGACCCCTCACCACCCACCGCCAGGTGCTTCCTGGCGGTTGAGAGATGTTGTACGCCTTTGGTGCTGAGGAGTGGGGATGCTGGATGTTGGCGATTATCGTAACTCTTCCTCCAGTTGACCAAACAGTCCAAGTCGACTTTTCCAATTTTCCTGTATTTGGCTTTTCTTCAATGCGCCAGAGACGGCCAGCCACGTTGAAGTGGCATTGAAATTGTTGTAATTAAAGACTGTAGAAACAGGATAGCCTATCAATAATGCAGCATGACAGTTTCCTCATTCTGTGGGAttccatgagattttttttttaatgcataatgcatgtgtctttctggGTTGTCTAGTGTTTCTACTATATTTTGGTTTGCAATTACAGCAAAGTTGCCAATAAAAAAGGGATAATTTTGTTCCCCATGTTCTTTTCAgtatatattcaaaattattattcatCTGTTTCAAAGGAACAGCCTTTTAAGAATAATACACAGAATGATCATGTTTTTCCACTGTTTTAATTTCTACTAAGCTTGAAGgtcatcatttatttaaaacctAGGCTAACATATTCTTACTTTTAGGCATGGAAGTGAATATTTAGAATGAGAAGAGAAATCACAGCACCTTGTAATTTTGTTAAGTTGCTGTTTTAAATATcacaaaaagtcagaaaaatcgCATATCATTTTTTATCTCTataatattcaaatttatttttatttttcttgtttctaagttgactttttttttctctcttagatAATGGTTTCGATTTATCTGATGCCCTTCCTGGTGAGTATcgacatcattttttaaaatcccgtCAATATTTTGTTAACATAGTGTATATACAGGCATATCCCAGCCATTTCCAGCTAGATTCTAGACCACCGCAATAACGGGAGTCATAGCAATTTTTGGCTTCCCAGTACATATAAATGTTATGTTTACTCTcaactgtagtctattaagtatgcaatagcattaCTTCTAAAAACAGTAtactctgggccgggcgcagtggctcaagcctgtaatcccagcactttgggaggccgaggcgggcggaccacaaggtcaggagatggagaccatgctgcctaacacggtgaaaccccgtctctactaaaaatacaaaaaattagccgggcgtgttggcgggagcctgtagtcccagctacttgggaggctgaggcaggagaatggcgtgaacccgggaggcggagcttgcagtgagctgagatcatgccactgcactccagcctgggcgacagagcaagactccgtctcaaaaaaaaaaataaataaaataaaataaaaataaaaaaaaaaccactatacTCTAAATGAAAATaccttattgctaaaaaatggagatacagagacaggaagtggggcacgtgctgttggaaaaaaatgATGCCGGGAGTCTGGCTTGGCACAGGGTTGCTGCAGACCTTCCGTTTGTAAAACACACAGTATTCGCAAAGCACCTTAAGACAAAGTGCAGTGAAGGAGGTCCGCCTGTATGTGTCCACCTGCCTTATTATAAAAACTAGACTCAGATGACGAGGAAAAGCAAGATGCCCTCATTAAGATAAACGAACCACCCTGGTGGAATAATTCACACTCCCGTGATGGTCAGAGGCCGAGCAAAAACTTGCCAGGCGCTTGGGGAAGGGGCTAGAGGAGGTGGTGAGCAAACGGAGGTCCCCAGGAGAGAGGGGTGCCCAGTCCTGGTGTCCGCCCTCTCGAAATGGGCACCCGCTCTCTCCATGGGGCCACTCCTTCCTTTTTCTGCAGCTCTTCCTGCCTCCCGCTCCTCACGCAGAGCCCTCGGTGAAGGGCATGGGAAAAGGAATTGAAGGAATTCCGTCTTATCACTCTATCAGCTTCTGGGTCTTGTCATccctttgtatttgttttctgggGCTGCCATAAAAAGGTGCCACCAACTGGGGGCTTAAACCACAGGGATTTATCTTCCAGACTTGGATAACAGAAGTGTGAGACCAAGGTGTAGACAGACCCATGATCCCTCTAGGGGAGGgtccctcctgcctctcctggcttctgggagCTCCAGGtgtccctgggcttgtggccgcatcactccagtctctgcctccttctcCGTGGGGCctcctcctctgtgtctgtgtctccttttctttctcttacaaggacacttgtcattgggTTTAGGGCCACTCTactccaggatgatctcatttcAAGATCCTTCTCCTaagcacatctgcaaagaccctatttccaaataaagtctcATTACCAGGTTCTAGGCTTTAGGATGTAGATACATCTTTTGGGGGGACCACTGCTCAATGCACTACAGTTATAGCCAGTTCTTTTTGGTGActctaggggaggatccttcctgcctctcccagcttttgagggctccaggcatccctgtgcttgtggctgcatcactctagGCTCTCTGCCTTTGTGAACACTGGTCTCTTCCCTGTGTCTCCATATATCCAAATTtgcttcttataagggcaccagtcatTAGGACCTATCCTAATCTATCATAACCTCATCTTAACTCATTACaactgcaaagaccctgtttccaaataagatcacctCTTGAGGTTTGGGGTGGGTGTGGATTTTGGAGGAATGCTCTTCAACCCAGGACagccctctccttttttttttttttttttttttttatttgaggtggagtctctctctgtcacccaggctggagtgcagtggcacgatctcggctcactgcaacctccgcctcccgggttcaagtgattctcctgcctctgtctcccgagtaactgggattacagattacaggcatgcagcaccatgcctagctagtttttgtatgttcagcagagacggggttcaccatgttggtcaggctggtttcaaattcctgacctcatgatctgcccgccttggcctcccaaagtgctggaatgacaggcatgagccactgagcccggctacCCCTTcactttttttatgttttactttttttttttttttttttctgaggcactgtctcactgtgttgctcgggttggagtgcagtgttgggatcttggctcactgcagccttgaccatctgggctcgagcagtcctcccacctcagcctccccaagtgctgaagCGTGAGAGGATTGCAgacgcgagccactgcacctggccagcttttAATTTTATGTCATGTGGTGCAGTGCATATGGTTTGAGCGGAAACAGTGCTGATGGGGATCATCTCTTTCCTGACCACCTACCCCTTCTTGGCCCTTGGGAACAGCCGTTCCCTGCAGCGGGAGGTGCCCTTAGTCTTACAACCTCCCCCTGATTTCCCTGGTTGGCTTCCATTCTCAGAGGGGGCAGCCTAGGCAGAGGCCTGACGGAgccaaaagtgtgtttcatatgaGAAACATGAACAGCCTTTCAGCCATCAGTCCGGTGTCTCTCCTTCTCATGCATAGATCTCGGGCTCTGAAAGGGCAGTTTTTCTCCTAActttgccattctcctgccttcctgGCTTACGTCTCAGTCACAGTCCCATTCAATGTCAAGAAGTGGAGAagggctggatatggtggctcacgcctgtcatctcagcactttgggaggccgaggtgggtggatcacctgaggtcaggagttcgagaccaacctggccaacgtggtgaaaccccatctctgctaaaaatacaaaaaattagccgggagtgatggcatatgcgcctgtaagcccagctactcgggaggctgaggcaggagaatcgcctgaacccaggaggcagaggttgtggtgaacggagaccacaccattgcactccagcctgggtgacagagcaagactcagtctcaaaaaaagaagtggaGAAGGGGCTCCTGGTCTCTGTGGAAACCATGGCCGGTAGCAGCCTCTGTGCctgtcttctgggctcaagagtcGTCCTATAAACCTCAGCTCAATGTGGGCTGGTGAGAAAAAACAATGCTAAAAACATTCTCCAACTGTTTCCAAGAAAATGAAACATCCTTAACCACGAAAGAGTTGACACTTGTTTTCCCAGCTGCAACTTTTACTGACTGAAATGTCTTATCTCTTTAGGCAATGAAGACAAGAAACCCACTGCAATCCCCAAGAAACCGAGTGCTGGTGAGAAGGGCTTGTTCCTAGTAtgcaaagaaaaagagcaaatcaTTTTCTCTTGACAGCAGGACGGGACTTACGCAactagaaagaagagagaagtgaTTTGAGTGCTCCGGATGGAGTCTGGTTAATAGTTAATACTGGAATTGTGTTATGATGTTGCATTTCATGTAGTGATTCTGGTAAGAGAATGGTTGCTGATGTGAAATGTTTTGGGGCCATTTGGACAACATCTCCGTTGCTTTTAGTCTAAGGGTCTGAGTTACTCTGTCTTtagattttcttcccttttttttttttttttttttttttttttttttttttttttgagatggcgtctcattcttgactcccaggctggagtgcagtggtgtgatctcggctcactgcaacctccgcctctggggttcggtgattctcctgcctcagctgcctcagtagctgggactgcaggcaccagccaccacacgcggttaattgttgtatttttagtcgacacgaggtttcactatgttggccaggctggtctcgaactcctgacttcaggcagtctgcctcccaaagtgctgggattacaggcatgagccaccatgcccggcctgtgtcTTTAGATTTCAACTtcctgggagagagagcattTGGTGCTGAGATCTCCCCCATAATGACCAACAAGTGAACTCATCTCTCAACCTGTGGGCACACACCTCATTTGTTCTCAatgctgttctttcttttttttctttttttgaaatggagtctcactctgtcgcccaggctggagtgcagtggcgcaatcttggctcactgcaagctccgcctcctgggttcacaccattctgctgcctcagcctcctgagtagctgggactacaggcgcccgccaccacgcctggctaattttttgtatttttagtagagacagggtttcaccatgttagccaggatggtctcgatctcctgacctcgttatccacctgccttggcctcccaaagtgctgggattacaggcatgagccactgcgcccagccctgaatGCTGTTCTTTCAAACAAAAGTCAGAAACAAGGGCCACGTGATGGAATTGCCCAAGGGTCAACCCCACTGGCGGATAAACGGAGTAAAAATGATGCCAAAACTTACGGCATCAGTGTCTTACAGCTGAGACACTGTCTTGTCTTAGCACTTCTGAGTTTTctaatataaaacattaatagCTCCACTTCATTATTGGGCTTCCTGTCTAGGGTGTCAGCTCATGAGCAAAGGGACCCCGTGTCCCCAGATCCTTGAACTAAGCAATCGTGCAGATAGCACCAATGAGTAGGTGCTGAGCGTCTGAATTTATACTATCATAGTCTCCTTGAGGAAGGGACTGGAAATTCCCATACGTGACTCAGGATGGCTCAGTACATGCTGTTGGGTGGATGCCAGCAACCATTCCTCCATCTTAGTTGGGTTTTCAAAATCATTCTTCATACTAGAAGACAAGTTCTGAGGCCATGGTGAACTGTCCCATCAGTTGCGGAGCACATATGGGTTGCTAGAGCCACGTTTTAGACACCCTGTAGCCTAAATCTGATCACAGTCGTCTGTCCCTTCTCTTAGGGTCTACCTTTCCAAAGTTGTTAGGACCTGGGAGGAGAGGATGAAGGGATGGGGAGTCAACAGGAGAAAATTATGTGAAGGCAGAATCGGAATTTCAACTTGGTCCAGGCAACACAactcatttataaattatttctctctctccctgctgccCCTCCTCTGAGAGATTCTCTCCtagctttttctctgtctctgtctctctgttttttattctttttatctgaGAGAATAGTGATGTAAAAATGGTCAGGAATTCACTTTTTCTAATGAGATCGTGGTCAAGCTGatattcacaaaaatatttaggaatgtgGGGCTGTGGTGTGTTTTTGATCTGTTGACGAGGTCATTCCTTCCTTGTTTCTCTCTGGAATTTGGTATTAACTGCTTTTTCCCCTCTTTTAGGGGATGACTTTGACTTAGGAGATGCTGTTGTTGATGGAGGAAATGGTGAGTATTATCCTTTAATCTCTTCTGCTGCTGACCTGCTTATTATCACCCAATGATGATCATTTCAGAGAGAATTCTCCCATTTAAATTATAAAGGGAACCAGTTTTCACAGTGGAAACCTAGGGAATAGGTgtgttggtttgttcttgctgttGTCGTTGGGTTTTTCTTTACAACCAGTAcgtgtgcttttattttaaaactcttacGGTCTTTGGAAGGACATGAGACAAATGTGCCTACCCTGGCCAGGGCTGGCTTCACGAGCATGTGACCTGTGCAGTGGCATGGGACCCCATGGCATGTTGGTTTGGCATGGGCACCATACTGGTTTACTGCTCTGTTGCTGCCATCTTGGAATACTtaagaacatttgaaaaatgGGTCCCACCTTTTTATTTTGGccccagaaattctggagctggtGTGGACACCcgctttaatttttattgaacatACTTGAAATTAAGAACTGTGGCTCAAAGTTGATGGGAGGAAACTGGCAGGAGACTGTGTGTGTACAGGTATCCCCACCAGGACAAAGGCCAAGGTCCAATTTCTGTTCAGGGAACCATCTGTATGTAAActgatgtttcattttctttactgCAAGGCACTTATAATTGCAACTCTCACCTTTCACAAACAGACGACCCACCACCACCGAACCCACCCAAACCGAAGCCGAATCCAAACCCCAACCACCCTAGTTCGTCTGGTAAGAGTCTCTGACCCTGTGGGATGTCTTCATGTGGTtcagaattcagtgatatttatgTCAGCTGAGAGGAGGTGACTTCGGATGAGTGTGTGCTTACTGTTGACTGCCTGTGCAGTGTAATGCCCATGTTCATGGAGTGGAAAATGTACATTTCAAAAATAGATATTCAGCttggatttttggattttatttttagtttgcttttttttttttgagacagagtgttgctctgtcacccaggctggagtgcagtggtgccatcttggctcactgcaacctccacctacagggttcaagtgattctcctgcatcagcctcctgagtagctggaattacaggcacacactgccatgcccggctaatttttgtatttttagtagagacagggttttgccatgttggccaggctggtctcaaactcctgacctcaagtgatccacccaccttggcctccaaggcCCACCAAGGCCTCCCATCacctgctgggatgacaggtgtgagccactgtgcctggactagTTTGCTACTTTTACTTCCAAGTTCCATCTTATGGAACTTCTAAAAAATTGCATACAAGAATTTAAATATAGACTTGATAAAGAGAAAAGTATTGGCATACACATTCCTTATGGAGAAGCTAGtgtgttttaaatctttttgcCCTTAAATATTTAAGTCGGTTTTTCTGACATATCACAGCATTTTTAGCGTAATTTGAATAGCACCCGTCTTTTTTTTTAGCCAAATGGTTGTCGAAAGTTTATagtttagggtttttttgtttacgtatttaatttttaacacagaaaaatattaatgatgTCCATATCTTGTTGACATTTTGATGGCTATTTGTGCTAGtattttatatgtctttttttctcttttttgagacagggtctcactctgttgtccaggctagagagtacagtgctgtgatcataTTAAATATAGAGCATaccacagcctccaactcctgggctagagagatccccctgcctcagcctttcaagtagctggggctgcaggcacaCAGCACCGTGACCAGttggttttttcattttttgtagagatggggtctcagtatgttgcccaggctggtctgaaactcctggcctcaagcagtcctcttgctcAGCATCCCAAatctctgagattacaggcacgagccacctcacccagcctataTATTaatctaaatgaaataaattttaaataaagttccAAGTCTTTTGTTTGTACTGCATTGTAACATTACTTTTTGCTTACTGATATtccatgaacattttttcatgtcatATATCATTTCTATTGTATGAGTTTTACTGATAATCATGTACTATTACATACTgcgtatataattatatacttcCTTTAACTAATCCCTAATTCTGAAAATGTTATGTTTCTTCTGGCATTTTAGAATTATGAATTAACAAAGCAAATCTGAGTCACCTCCATGCACTATTTTTATTCCTTCGAAGACATTTCTAGCATTCAAATTGTTTAGATCAATGTGTGTGAGTACTTTCACAGCTTTTGACCTGGTTGTTAATTTGCTGCAGAATTTTACCAGTTTATTTTGATGCCAGGGGTGTGTGCAAATGTTCCTGTCTTCACACCATCTCCAATATTAGTTATCACCTAGGAAACCTTTGCAAATAGTGTGAAATTTTCTATCAACTTTCTCCTGGTTTCAtgactttacttttaaaattaaaaaaaaaaaaaaaaaacctgcatcaATTGGCCGTGGATACTTCTTATTTTGTGTATTGTATGCTTTGCCTTTTATTCTTATATTCTGAGATGACATTATTGATTTATAAgccttcttcatttatttacagACATAAATATTGCCAGCATGCAATATTATGCtcatgtttttccactttatttatggttttttgttttgttttgtcttgagaCGTAGTTtagctcttcttgcccaggccggagtgcagtggtaccatcttggctcactgcaacctccacctccagggttcaagtgattctcctgcctcagcctcccgagtagctgggattacatgtgcctgtcaccacacctggctaatttttgtattcttagtagagatggggtttcaccacgttgatgAACAGGCTGGTTTTCATgagtttttcctttattctaagACATGAAGACCCTTGGAGGAGTTCCAGGTTGACAGATAATGCTGTATTTTCTTTCCTAGATAGCTTTTCAGATGCTGACCTTGCGGATGGTGTTTCAGGTGGAGAAGGTACAGTTATcttgctttctgtctcttttctctctccatccCATGATGCTCACCTGCTCTGCAGAATCACCACAGGGTCTAAACTCTCAGTTCTCTGTGAACTCACAGTGAAATGTTCAGCCATCTCTGTGGGAACTCTGCCTGTTTGCTGAGGCTTCAAGGATGTGGGAAGTAAAGGCTGCCCCGTAGAGGTTCGGTCCTGGGAGAAGAGTTCAGGGCCCAGGCAGCTGCCCCACTTTTCTGAGGGACAGGGCCTGTTGATTGGGCCCTTCTCAGCAGCTCCTCACGCATCCATTCACCTGTGTGTTCTTGCAAATAGCTAATGTTGTTTCAGCTTCGTTTTCTTAGGCTGTTTTCTATAATTTAAGGAATGTGAATATTAAAGCCCTGAGAATAGTGATAATGCCTGGGAGCACGGGTTCTCAGAGCACCCCTAGAGTGTAATAGGCAGCACCCCAGCTCTGTAGCTGGGTAACATGCACCCTTAGAGTGTAATAGGCAGCACCCCAGCTCTGTAGCTGGGTAACATGCACCCCTAGAGTGTAATAGGCAGCACCCCAGCTCTGTAGCTGGGTAACGTGCACCCCTAGAGTGTAATAGGCAGCACCCCAGCTCT
This sequence is a window from Symphalangus syndactylus isolate Jambi chromosome Y, NHGRI_mSymSyn1-v2.1_pri, whole genome shotgun sequence. Protein-coding genes within it:
- the CD99 gene encoding CD99 antigen isoform X3; amino-acid sequence: MARGAALALLLFGLLGALVAAPDNGFDLSDALPGNEDKKPTAIPKKPSAGDDFDLGDAVVDGGNDDPPPPNPPKPKPNPNPNHPSSSDSFSDADLADGVSGGEGKGGSDGGGSHRKEGEEADAPGVIPGIVGAVVVAVAGAISSFIAYQKKKLCFKENDG